In Candidatus Eremiobacterota bacterium, one genomic interval encodes:
- a CDS encoding DUF5661 family protein, translated as MTAKKHFTTEEAKKIGETLGIPWDKFDVEQFRMGMDVELEHGFRDIATNVTGDDSLVTGKIALAHLNEFPDYYTRLEKMEKEAEAYWENR; from the coding sequence ATGACGGCAAAAAAACATTTCACCACAGAGGAAGCGAAAAAAATCGGCGAAACACTGGGGATCCCATGGGACAAATTTGACGTGGAGCAGTTCAGGATGGGCATGGATGTGGAGCTTGAGCATGGGTTCCGCGATATCGCCACCAATGTCACCGGCGATGACTCCCTCGTGACAGGGAAGATTGCCCTGGCCCATCTCAACGAATTCCCCGACTATTACACAAGGCTTGAAAAAATGGAAAAAGAAGCCGAAGCATACTGGGAAAACAGGTGA